A section of the Cutibacterium granulosum genome encodes:
- the ahpF gene encoding alkyl hydroperoxide reductase subunit F: protein MLDANLTTQLRSYLTMLTTDVTLVPSPYTGDDSTRVEKSRQMDELLAEIADLSDAVSVADPVASQYEPSFAVTRPGTDIGVRFAGLPMGHEFTSLVLALLQVGGHEIKEDEALKKAVTTVEGHHEFVTYMSLSCVNCPTVVQALNAMSVLNPNIRHTAVEGSTFRDEVAAKGVQSVPTIFLDGEEWGSGRMTMTEILEKLDAEAASGAHEDLSHRDPYDVLVVGAGPAGAAAGVYAARKGIRTAVVGDRVGGQVLDTDTIDNLVSVPHTTGSELAASLNAHMADYELDLIEHQHATGLTPGGDGFTVHLTDGNLRSRAVILATGARWRHLGVPGEEEYRTRGVTYCPHCDGPLFRGKRVAVIGGGNSGVEAALDLAGVVEHVTVIEFLDELKADEVLLTALGKLDNVDVITGTATTSIDGDGTTVTGLSYTDRTSGQEHSIDVSGVFVQIGLLPNTEWLSEAVELNGRGEVVIDERCRTSVPGIFAAGDCTTQAYKQIITSMGSGATASLAAFDHLIRNQA, encoded by the coding sequence ATGCTCGACGCCAATCTCACCACCCAACTGCGCAGCTACCTGACGATGCTCACCACGGACGTGACGCTCGTCCCGTCCCCCTACACCGGCGACGACTCGACCCGCGTCGAGAAGTCCCGTCAGATGGACGAGCTGCTCGCCGAGATCGCCGACCTGTCGGACGCAGTGAGCGTGGCAGACCCGGTGGCGAGCCAGTACGAGCCGTCCTTCGCCGTGACCCGCCCGGGCACCGACATCGGCGTGCGGTTCGCCGGCCTGCCGATGGGTCACGAGTTCACCTCACTCGTGCTCGCCCTGCTGCAGGTGGGCGGCCACGAGATCAAGGAGGACGAGGCCCTCAAGAAGGCCGTCACCACGGTCGAGGGGCATCACGAGTTCGTCACCTACATGTCGCTGAGCTGCGTCAACTGCCCCACCGTCGTGCAGGCTCTCAACGCCATGAGCGTGCTCAACCCCAACATCAGGCACACGGCGGTGGAGGGATCGACCTTCCGCGACGAGGTGGCGGCCAAGGGTGTGCAGTCGGTGCCGACGATCTTCCTGGACGGCGAGGAGTGGGGCTCGGGTCGGATGACCATGACCGAGATCCTCGAGAAGCTGGACGCCGAGGCGGCATCCGGTGCCCACGAGGACCTCTCCCACCGTGATCCCTACGACGTCCTCGTCGTGGGTGCCGGCCCGGCCGGGGCCGCTGCCGGCGTCTATGCGGCACGCAAGGGGATCCGCACCGCCGTGGTGGGCGATCGCGTCGGAGGGCAGGTGCTCGACACCGACACCATCGACAACCTCGTCTCGGTACCGCACACCACCGGCAGCGAACTGGCCGCCTCGCTGAACGCCCACATGGCCGACTACGAACTCGACCTCATCGAACACCAGCACGCCACGGGTCTCACGCCCGGCGGGGACGGGTTCACCGTCCACCTCACCGACGGAAACCTGCGCTCGCGAGCCGTCATCCTCGCCACCGGTGCCCGTTGGCGTCATCTGGGGGTTCCCGGTGAGGAGGAGTACCGCACCAGGGGAGTCACCTACTGCCCGCACTGTGACGGGCCACTGTTCCGGGGAAAGAGGGTCGCGGTGATTGGCGGGGGAAATTCCGGTGTCGAGGCTGCCCTCGACCTGGCCGGCGTCGTCGAGCACGTCACCGTCATCGAATTCCTCGACGAACTCAAGGCCGACGAGGTGCTACTCACCGCCCTGGGCAAGCTCGACAACGTCGACGTCATCACCGGTACCGCCACCACGAGCATCGACGGGGACGGCACCACAGTCACCGGGCTCAGCTACACCGATCGCACCAGTGGGCAGGAACACTCCATCGACGTGTCAGGGGTCTTCGTCCAGATCGGGTTGCTGCCCAACACCGAGTGGCTGTCGGAAGCCGTGGAACTCAACGGCCGCGGCGAGGTCGTCATCGACGAGCGGTGCCGCACTTCGGTTCCGGGGATTTTCGCCGCCGGAGACTGCACCACCCAGGCATACAAGCAGATCATCACCTCGATGGGATCGGGAGCGACGGCCAGCTTGGCGGCCTTCGACCACCTCATCCGCAACCAGGCCTGA
- a CDS encoding phosphoribosylaminoimidazolesuccinocarboxamide synthase, with protein MATSVDALDLPLIAEGKVRRLYRLPEPGRLLMVATDRISAYDHILSPEIPDKGKVLTGISLWWFDQLSDIVPNHLVSTDVPPVVQGRAMVVEELDMFPVECVVRGYLTGSGWKEYQHSGTVCGISLPEGLQDGSKLPEPIFTPATKAEYGEHDENIDFAHLVAIVGADAAEQLRDLSIAIYTRAEGLARDRGIILADTKVEFGRRADGTIVLADEVLTPDSSRFWEGSTWAPGGANKSFDKQYVRDWLTGPSGWSSFSDQEPPRLPDDVVAATRAKYIEAWSRLAGVEDPLGDASTLSDVEGSRGATMGSAPRSPQTDRIGDMTRVVVDVMPKPEILDPQGKAITGALGRQGHEGLTVRQGKRFEITGEGVENRLDEVRTVAEEMLANTVIESYDIHVEQ; from the coding sequence ATGGCCACTTCTGTCGATGCCCTCGATCTGCCTCTCATCGCCGAAGGAAAGGTGCGCCGTCTGTACCGCCTTCCCGAGCCGGGGCGGCTGCTCATGGTCGCCACGGATCGCATCAGCGCCTACGACCACATCCTCAGCCCCGAGATTCCCGACAAGGGCAAGGTGCTCACCGGGATCTCGCTGTGGTGGTTCGATCAGCTCTCCGACATCGTGCCCAACCATCTCGTCTCCACCGACGTGCCACCGGTCGTGCAGGGCCGCGCGATGGTCGTCGAGGAGCTTGACATGTTCCCGGTCGAATGCGTCGTGCGCGGCTACCTCACCGGTTCGGGGTGGAAGGAGTACCAGCACAGCGGCACGGTGTGCGGCATCAGCCTGCCCGAAGGACTGCAGGATGGCTCCAAGCTCCCCGAACCGATCTTCACCCCGGCCACCAAGGCCGAGTACGGCGAGCACGACGAGAACATCGACTTCGCCCATCTGGTCGCCATCGTCGGGGCCGACGCCGCCGAACAGCTGCGTGACCTGTCCATCGCCATCTACACCCGGGCCGAGGGGCTGGCCCGTGACCGGGGCATCATTCTCGCCGACACCAAGGTGGAGTTCGGACGCCGTGCCGACGGGACCATCGTCCTGGCCGACGAGGTGCTCACCCCAGACTCCTCACGGTTCTGGGAGGGATCGACCTGGGCCCCCGGAGGTGCCAACAAGTCATTCGACAAGCAGTACGTTCGTGACTGGCTCACCGGCCCGTCGGGGTGGAGCTCGTTCTCCGACCAGGAGCCTCCTCGACTGCCCGATGACGTCGTGGCCGCCACTCGCGCCAAGTACATCGAGGCCTGGTCCCGGCTGGCCGGGGTGGAGGACCCGCTCGGTGACGCCTCCACGCTGTCCGATGTCGAGGGTTCCCGCGGCGCAACGATGGGGAGTGCGCCGCGCAGCCCACAAACCGATAGGATCGGTGACATGACACGTGTTGTGGTGGACGTCATGCCCAAACCCGAGATCCTGGACCCGCAGGGAAAGGCCATCACGGGTGCCCTGGGACGTCAGGGTCACGAGGGTCTGACGGTACGTCAGGGCAAGCGATTCGAGATCACTGGTGAGGGTGTCGAGAATCGGCTTGACGAGGTACGCACCGTCGCCGAGGAGATGCTCGCCAACACCGTCATCGAGTCCTACGACATCCACGTGGAGCAGTGA
- a CDS encoding DUF3151 family protein has protein sequence MAKDPSDVSAPDQENADEGVVLADSSVISALSAQGREHFNDVAKDHLNSPLVWALLAEGALLTGSESSDMAAYSYASTGVFLGRQLLEEAGWEPGDTLLWQHLPNQGLIRAMRARAQAARRLGAEEESTQLWADLEELCPDLPQ, from the coding sequence ATGGCCAAAGACCCCAGTGACGTGTCCGCTCCCGATCAGGAGAACGCCGACGAGGGCGTCGTGCTCGCCGACTCCTCGGTGATCTCGGCGTTGTCCGCCCAAGGCAGAGAGCATTTCAACGACGTTGCGAAGGACCATCTGAACTCGCCTCTGGTGTGGGCGCTGCTGGCCGAGGGTGCCTTGCTCACGGGCAGTGAGAGTTCCGACATGGCTGCCTACTCCTACGCGAGCACAGGTGTGTTCCTGGGCAGGCAGCTGCTGGAGGAGGCTGGCTGGGAGCCCGGAGACACCCTGCTGTGGCAGCATCTGCCCAATCAGGGGCTCATCCGTGCCATGCGGGCTCGGGCCCAGGCGGCACGTCGACTCGGCGCCGAGGAGGAGTCGACGCAGTTGTGGGCCGATCTTGAGGAACTGTGCCCAGATCTGCCGCAGTGA
- a CDS encoding LysR substrate-binding domain-containing protein, which yields MNLRELEYLVALADTGHFGQAAQACGVSQPTLSAQIRRLEDDLGVTLVARGRRAELTAAGVRVTELARQMLALSDDIHATARECAGQPAPPLRVGVFPTLAPYLAGPLLRGIAAQQSDLQIVIAEQPTNDLLTMLEQRAVDVALIATPVTPMLSRIPLFREDFLLAVPASDPLAGTAPIHPLALRGRDLLLMSEGHCLRDQALDVCAESGAGHRLDMAASSIGTLLELVAAGSGPTILPRMAIPPQRDARLCLREFVTPRPHRDIALVARPTVVLRPQVQQLVDVCHHLPTDEVVTLEE from the coding sequence ATGAATCTGCGCGAGCTGGAATATCTTGTCGCCCTGGCAGACACTGGCCACTTCGGCCAGGCAGCCCAGGCGTGCGGGGTGAGCCAGCCCACCCTGTCCGCCCAGATTCGTCGTCTGGAGGACGATCTGGGTGTGACCCTCGTCGCCCGTGGCCGACGAGCCGAACTCACTGCGGCCGGGGTACGGGTGACCGAGCTGGCTCGTCAGATGCTGGCACTGTCCGACGACATCCACGCCACGGCGCGCGAATGCGCCGGTCAGCCCGCTCCCCCGCTGCGGGTGGGAGTCTTCCCCACCCTTGCGCCCTACCTGGCCGGTCCGCTGCTGCGTGGGATCGCCGCACAGCAGTCCGATCTACAGATCGTCATCGCCGAACAACCGACCAATGACCTCCTCACCATGCTCGAGCAGCGTGCCGTGGACGTGGCCCTCATCGCCACCCCGGTGACTCCGATGCTCAGCCGGATACCGCTGTTCCGGGAGGATTTCCTCCTGGCCGTACCGGCAAGTGACCCCCTGGCTGGCACCGCACCGATACATCCCCTGGCCCTGCGTGGCAGAGACCTGCTCCTCATGAGCGAAGGACACTGCCTGCGCGACCAGGCCTTGGACGTCTGCGCCGAATCAGGGGCAGGGCATCGCCTCGACATGGCAGCCTCGTCGATCGGCACCCTGCTCGAGCTGGTGGCTGCCGGCTCCGGACCGACGATCCTGCCCAGGATGGCCATCCCACCACAGAGAGACGCCCGGCTGTGCCTACGGGAGTTCGTGACACCTCGCCCACACCGTGACATCGCACTGGTGGCCCGCCCCACGGTCGTCCTGCGTCCACAGGTGCAGCAGCTCGTTGACGTCTGCCACCACCTGCCCACCGACGAGGTCGTGACCCTGGAGGAGTGA
- a CDS encoding GNAT family N-acetyltransferase, whose protein sequence is MTEHVEFRDYQPQDVTKISFGSPGSFAERMDMVGSVGRVAVWRGEIVGYAVTWLALVHRTRRFVEVEVAPNSRGHQIGTRLLDQVAEASDRPLAVKAIEGSDVEEFYLERGARPYAVCPPLELPRRSFEKVVNRLGSVDDVVAGSTLAPGTVELLWSQIYTWTHEEWSPVDDSDEARAAIASEARELDLDRTAVALVDGEPAAVAFVFDDPGASTVCAESVRRDTPDADEALTRAVAWVVRDAHGRSEHRLAFDGHESDPHFGPLARRLCLEGARLSLLEIPVPESH, encoded by the coding sequence ATGACCGAGCATGTGGAGTTTCGCGACTATCAGCCTCAGGACGTGACGAAGATCTCATTCGGCAGCCCCGGTTCGTTCGCCGAGCGGATGGACATGGTTGGTTCAGTCGGCCGGGTCGCCGTGTGGCGTGGTGAGATCGTCGGGTATGCCGTCACCTGGCTGGCGCTCGTGCATCGGACTCGTCGATTCGTCGAGGTGGAGGTCGCCCCGAACTCACGAGGGCATCAGATCGGTACCCGGTTGCTCGACCAGGTTGCCGAGGCGTCTGACCGTCCCTTGGCCGTCAAGGCCATCGAGGGCTCCGACGTCGAGGAGTTCTACTTGGAACGTGGTGCCAGGCCCTACGCCGTCTGCCCGCCCCTGGAGCTGCCGCGGCGCAGTTTCGAGAAGGTCGTCAACCGGTTGGGCTCGGTCGACGACGTCGTGGCCGGCTCCACCCTGGCGCCGGGAACCGTCGAACTGTTGTGGTCGCAGATCTACACCTGGACCCACGAGGAGTGGTCACCGGTAGACGACTCGGACGAGGCGCGTGCGGCAATCGCCTCCGAGGCCCGCGAACTCGACCTGGATCGTACTGCCGTCGCCCTCGTCGACGGGGAACCAGCCGCCGTCGCCTTCGTCTTCGACGATCCGGGGGCGTCGACCGTCTGTGCCGAGTCCGTGCGACGGGACACCCCTGACGCCGACGAGGCCCTCACCCGGGCCGTCGCCTGGGTCGTGCGGGACGCTCATGGTCGCTCGGAACACCGACTGGCCTTCGACGGTCACGAGTCCGACCCGCATTTCGGACCGTTGGCGCGCCGGCTCTGCCTGGAGGGAGCACGCCTGAGCCTGCTCGAGATTCCCGTCCCCGAGTCGCACTGA
- the purD gene encoding phosphoribosylamine--glycine ligase, with protein MTVLVLGSGGREHALALACSRDPQVGQVHVAPGNPGTASFAVNHDVSPTDLPAVVDLARSIEADLVVVGPEAPLVAGVADALRAAGIPCFGPSAAAARLEGSKAFAKQVMADAGVPTAASCVCTELDQVAKVLDDFGAPHVVKDDGLAGGKGVVVTEDRGQALAHAQHCLEVGHRVVVEEFLDGPEVSLFAICDGERALPMQPAQDFKRVGNDGTGPNTGGMGAYTPLPWAPHDLVDQVSQQIIMPTLAQMQAQGTPFIGLLYVGLALTSTGPKVVEFNVRFGDPETEPLLSLLESPLASIMLAAAQADLSTIDGLRFRPEYAVGVVLASQGYPSAPITGRPITGLTGQDADVLHAGTRLDGDQFVASGGRVLVVLGHGETLAGARQEAYQNISEIQLDGGFHRDDIAAAAAEQEAVAGLASGNSSHETPRHATATPEEPSYRNNPSTN; from the coding sequence ATGACAGTTCTCGTTCTCGGCTCGGGCGGGCGCGAACATGCGCTTGCCCTGGCATGCTCCCGCGATCCCCAGGTGGGGCAGGTGCACGTGGCCCCCGGCAACCCCGGGACTGCCTCGTTCGCCGTCAATCACGACGTCAGTCCGACCGATCTGCCCGCCGTCGTCGACCTGGCGCGCTCCATCGAGGCCGACCTCGTCGTCGTCGGCCCGGAGGCCCCGCTGGTCGCTGGCGTGGCAGATGCCCTGCGCGCGGCCGGGATCCCGTGTTTCGGCCCCAGCGCTGCTGCTGCTCGTCTGGAGGGATCCAAGGCCTTCGCCAAGCAGGTCATGGCCGACGCCGGGGTGCCGACTGCCGCGTCCTGCGTCTGCACAGAACTGGACCAGGTGGCCAAGGTTCTGGATGATTTCGGAGCTCCGCACGTCGTCAAGGACGACGGGCTCGCCGGCGGCAAGGGGGTCGTCGTCACCGAGGATCGTGGCCAAGCCCTTGCCCATGCGCAGCACTGCCTGGAGGTAGGTCACAGGGTTGTCGTCGAGGAGTTCCTCGACGGACCCGAGGTGAGCCTGTTCGCCATCTGCGATGGGGAGCGTGCCCTGCCGATGCAGCCGGCCCAGGACTTCAAACGGGTCGGCAACGACGGCACCGGCCCCAACACCGGTGGCATGGGGGCCTACACCCCGCTGCCCTGGGCGCCGCACGATCTCGTGGACCAGGTGAGCCAGCAGATCATCATGCCCACCTTGGCGCAGATGCAGGCCCAGGGAACCCCCTTCATCGGTCTGCTGTACGTCGGCCTGGCCTTGACGAGTACCGGCCCCAAGGTCGTCGAGTTCAACGTGCGGTTCGGCGACCCGGAGACCGAGCCCCTGCTGAGCCTGCTCGAATCGCCGCTGGCGAGCATCATGCTGGCAGCGGCCCAGGCAGACCTGTCGACGATTGACGGCCTGCGGTTCCGCCCCGAGTACGCGGTGGGCGTCGTCCTGGCTTCGCAGGGATACCCGTCCGCGCCGATCACCGGCCGCCCGATCACGGGTCTGACGGGCCAGGACGCCGATGTCCTGCATGCCGGAACTCGGCTGGACGGTGACCAGTTCGTTGCCTCGGGAGGCCGGGTCCTCGTCGTTCTGGGGCATGGCGAGACCCTGGCGGGGGCACGTCAGGAGGCCTACCAGAACATCTCGGAGATTCAGCTCGACGGCGGGTTCCACCGTGATGACATCGCTGCCGCTGCCGCCGAGCAGGAGGCTGTCGCCGGTCTGGCCAGTGGCAACTCGTCGCACGAGACTCCCAGGCATGCGACGGCGACACCCGAGGAACCGTCGTACCGGAACAACCCGTCAACCAACTGA
- a CDS encoding adenylosuccinate synthase, with the protein MPGIIVMGAQWGDEGKGKATDQIAERVDYCVRYSGGNNAGHTVVVGDDTFVMHLLPAGILNPNSTAVLGNGVVIDLDVMHDELDALGKRGVEVPHPLISANAHIITPYHQTMDRVTERFLGKRRIGTTGRGIGPAYSDKVNRIGIRVQDLFDESILRQKVEASLERKNQALVKIYNRRAIDANQVIDGLLSHAERIRPHVVDTSRLLNKALDDDKVVLFEGAQAHHLDIDFGTYPYVTSSSPIAGGACTGTGVGPTRIDRVIGIAKAYTTRVGQGPFPTELLDESGEALRQAGGEFGATTGRPRRCGWFDAVVVEQAVNVNSATDVFLTKLDVLTGIEKIPVCVGYEIDGERTDVMPTTQSQFHHAKPVYEYLPGWTEDITGARRLDDLPTTCRRYVERLEELIGCRISGIGVGPGREQSVAVNSLID; encoded by the coding sequence ATGCCCGGAATCATCGTCATGGGAGCCCAGTGGGGCGACGAGGGAAAAGGAAAAGCCACCGATCAGATAGCCGAGCGAGTCGACTACTGCGTCCGGTACTCCGGGGGCAACAACGCCGGGCACACCGTTGTCGTGGGTGACGACACCTTCGTCATGCACCTGCTGCCCGCTGGAATCCTCAACCCCAACTCCACCGCAGTACTCGGAAATGGCGTCGTCATCGACCTGGACGTCATGCACGACGAGCTCGATGCCCTGGGCAAGCGCGGCGTCGAGGTGCCCCACCCCCTCATCAGCGCCAACGCCCACATCATCACCCCCTACCACCAGACGATGGACCGGGTCACCGAGCGATTCCTGGGCAAGCGCAGGATCGGCACCACCGGACGCGGTATCGGCCCGGCCTACTCCGACAAGGTCAACCGGATCGGCATCCGCGTGCAGGACCTCTTCGACGAGTCCATCCTGCGTCAGAAGGTCGAGGCCTCCTTGGAGCGCAAGAACCAAGCCCTGGTGAAGATCTACAACCGACGTGCCATCGACGCCAACCAGGTGATCGACGGGCTGCTCTCCCACGCCGAGCGGATCCGTCCCCACGTCGTCGACACCTCGCGTCTGCTCAACAAGGCCCTTGACGACGACAAGGTTGTCCTCTTCGAGGGGGCCCAGGCCCATCACCTGGACATCGACTTCGGCACCTACCCCTACGTCACCTCGTCCAGTCCGATCGCCGGCGGTGCGTGTACCGGCACCGGCGTCGGACCGACCCGCATCGACCGGGTCATCGGCATCGCCAAGGCCTACACCACCCGCGTGGGTCAGGGGCCGTTCCCCACCGAGTTGCTTGACGAGAGTGGTGAGGCACTGCGACAGGCTGGCGGTGAATTCGGGGCCACCACCGGCCGGCCACGTCGGTGCGGCTGGTTCGACGCCGTGGTCGTCGAGCAGGCGGTGAACGTCAACTCCGCCACCGACGTCTTCCTCACCAAACTCGACGTGCTCACCGGCATCGAGAAGATCCCGGTGTGTGTGGGTTACGAGATCGACGGTGAGCGCACCGACGTCATGCCCACCACCCAGTCGCAGTTCCATCACGCCAAGCCGGTGTATGAGTACCTGCCCGGGTGGACCGAGGACATCACTGGGGCCCGCCGTCTGGACGACCTGCCCACCACCTGCCGCCGCTACGTCGAGCGACTGGAGGAGCTCATCGGATGCCGGATCTCCGGCATTGGCGTGGGGCCGGGACGCGAGCAGTCCGTGGCCGTGAACAGCCTCATCGACTGA
- the purB gene encoding adenylosuccinate lyase: MSAPNVLANRYASSQMRAIWGQENKIIAERRLWITIMEAQAELGVGFGGEDPATVIADYRAVVEDVDLDSIAEREAVLRHDVKARIEEFNALAGHEHVHKGMTSRDLTENIEQAQVLDSLRLVRERMVTCLVGMANLARRYSQRPMTGRSHNVPAQVTTLGKRFATAIDEMLFAWRHVNELIDRYPARGIKGPMGTSQDMLDLLDGDTDKLDELERRVADQLGFNDVLISTGQVYPRSLDFEVVSTLVQIACAPSDLATTIRLMAGNELVTEGFKPGQVGSSAMPHKMNARSCERVNGFLIVLRGYLTMVEGLAGTQWNEGDVSCSVVRRVALPDAFYAVDGMFETFLTILAEFGAFPAVIDAELHRYLPFLTTTKVLMACVRAGVGREEAHEVIKEHAVAVALDMRETGQVDNDLYERLGADERIPLTARQLHDLVSSPMELTGAAEDQVEALLAKVADIADDFPEAAAYHPGLVL; this comes from the coding sequence ATGAGCGCACCCAACGTCCTGGCCAACCGCTATGCCTCCTCACAGATGCGTGCGATCTGGGGCCAGGAGAACAAGATCATCGCTGAACGCCGGTTGTGGATCACGATCATGGAGGCACAGGCGGAGCTCGGTGTCGGATTCGGTGGTGAGGACCCCGCCACGGTGATCGCCGACTACCGGGCGGTCGTCGAGGACGTCGACCTCGACTCCATCGCCGAGCGCGAGGCCGTGCTGCGGCACGACGTCAAGGCCCGTATCGAGGAGTTCAACGCCCTGGCAGGTCATGAGCACGTCCACAAGGGCATGACGAGCCGTGACCTCACCGAGAACATCGAGCAGGCCCAGGTGCTGGACTCACTGCGCCTGGTGCGCGAGCGCATGGTGACCTGCCTGGTCGGGATGGCCAATCTCGCCCGCCGTTACTCCCAGCGTCCCATGACGGGGCGCTCCCACAACGTCCCCGCCCAGGTGACGACCCTGGGCAAGCGATTCGCCACCGCCATCGACGAGATGCTCTTTGCCTGGCGGCACGTCAACGAGCTCATTGACCGCTACCCTGCCCGCGGCATCAAGGGGCCGATGGGGACCAGTCAGGACATGCTCGACCTGCTCGACGGCGACACCGACAAGCTTGACGAGCTGGAACGCCGGGTCGCAGACCAGCTCGGCTTCAACGACGTGCTCATCTCCACCGGGCAGGTCTATCCCCGCTCCCTCGACTTCGAGGTCGTCTCCACCCTGGTGCAGATCGCCTGTGCCCCCTCCGACCTCGCCACGACGATCCGGCTCATGGCAGGCAACGAGCTTGTCACCGAGGGATTCAAACCCGGCCAGGTCGGCTCGTCCGCCATGCCACACAAGATGAACGCCCGGTCGTGTGAGCGTGTCAATGGTTTCCTCATCGTGCTGCGCGGTTACCTCACCATGGTTGAGGGGCTGGCCGGTACCCAGTGGAACGAGGGCGACGTCTCCTGCTCGGTGGTACGGCGTGTCGCCCTGCCGGACGCCTTCTACGCCGTTGACGGCATGTTCGAGACGTTCCTCACCATCCTGGCCGAGTTTGGGGCGTTCCCGGCCGTCATCGACGCCGAATTGCATCGTTACCTGCCGTTCCTCACGACGACGAAGGTCCTCATGGCCTGTGTGCGTGCCGGTGTGGGCCGGGAGGAGGCCCACGAGGTGATCAAGGAGCACGCTGTCGCCGTGGCCTTGGACATGCGCGAGACGGGCCAGGTGGACAACGACCTCTACGAGCGGCTCGGGGCCGACGAGCGTATCCCGCTCACCGCTCGGCAGCTGCATGATCTCGTGAGCTCACCCATGGAACTCACCGGGGCCGCCGAGGACCAGGTGGAGGCGCTGCTGGCCAAGGTGGCTGACATTGCCGACGACTTCCCCGAAGCCGCTGCCTACCACCCTGGCCTGGTGCTGTGA
- the ahpC gene encoding alkyl hydroperoxide reductase subunit C — MSLINSQILPFHANAFRDGELVEVSQDDIAGKWAIFFFYPGDFTFVCPTELADLAEHYEELQKMGVEVFSVSTDSHFVHKAWHDTSKDVSTVQYTMIGDPALTLTRNFDVERVGAGQADRATFLVDPDGIIQFYELTAEGIGRNATELVRKVKAAQHVRNNPGQVCPAHWDEGDDTLAPSIDLIGKI, encoded by the coding sequence ATGAGTCTCATCAACAGCCAGATCCTCCCCTTCCATGCCAACGCCTTCCGTGACGGCGAACTCGTCGAGGTGAGCCAGGACGACATCGCCGGCAAGTGGGCGATCTTCTTCTTCTACCCCGGTGACTTCACCTTCGTCTGCCCCACCGAGCTGGCCGACCTCGCCGAGCACTACGAGGAGCTGCAGAAGATGGGTGTCGAGGTGTTCTCGGTGTCCACCGACTCCCACTTCGTCCACAAGGCCTGGCACGACACCTCCAAGGACGTCTCCACGGTGCAGTACACGATGATCGGCGATCCGGCCCTCACCCTCACCCGCAACTTCGACGTGGAGCGGGTCGGTGCCGGTCAGGCCGATCGCGCCACCTTCCTCGTCGACCCCGACGGCATCATCCAGTTCTACGAACTCACTGCCGAGGGCATCGGCCGCAATGCCACCGAACTGGTGCGCAAGGTCAAGGCCGCCCAGCACGTCCGCAACAATCCCGGACAGGTGTGCCCGGCCCATTGGGACGAGGGTGACGACACCCTGGCCCCGTCCATCGACCTCATCGGCAAGATCTGA